A part of Lacerta agilis isolate rLacAgi1 chromosome 7, rLacAgi1.pri, whole genome shotgun sequence genomic DNA contains:
- the EPSTI1 gene encoding epithelial-stromal interaction protein 1 isoform X1: protein MSWTHSASPSPLPRGASPGDASAGPRNRVASGPDGGQEQRPQHLGAFAVIPPNPLRRNQLQKIATKELEDLEKWKERHRPGLITLTPQKLGGRISEAEVRQKQQLEHIQSKYQQKLKKEEYERLKREAEEADILKMKMIQREKANKLEEKQRQQEWRRHQMLAEDHCLKNSELLHRLNVSPFSRTPCAVDHHNLQSTAWTRSQSYKQMQREEQNRKLQQMKEEQRRKAELLELKKREEERIRMKAHQNEQRRVNNDFLDRLQNNSQPGGVYQSGCLGNMPFIADSWPEHSQ, encoded by the exons ATGAGCTGGACGCATTCGGCTTCTCCGTCTCCCTTGCCAAGGGGCGCCTCGCCGGGCGACGCCTCTGCCGGCCCCCGGAATAGGGTCGCTTCGGGGCCGGACGGCGGGCAGGAGCAGCGGCCGCAGCA TCTGGGTGCTTTCGCCGTGATCCCTCCAAATCCATTGAGGAGGAATCAGTTACAGAAAA TTGCTACCAAAGAGTTGGAAGACCTGGAGAAATGGAAGGAACGGCATAGGCCGGGGCTAATTACCTTGACACCCCAGAAACTGG GTGGAAGAATATCGGAGGCTGAAGTGAGGCAGAAACAGCAACTTGAGCACATCCAATCTAAATACCAGCAAAAG CTGAAGAAAGAAGAATATGAAAGACTCAAAAGGGAGGCTGAAGaagctgacattttaaaaatgaaaatgatccAGAGAGAGAAA GCCAATAAGCTTGAAGAAAAGCAAAGGCAACAAGAATGGCGAAGACATCAGATGCTTGCTGAAGACCACTGCTT AAAAAACTCTGAATTGTTGCACAGATTGAATGTAAGCCCATTCAGCAGGACCCCTTGTGCAGTGGACCACCATAACCTCCAGTCTACAGCCTGG ACCAGGAGCCAGTCATACAAGCAAATGCAAAGAGAAGAACAAAACAGGAAACTGCAGCAGATGAAGGAGGAGCAACGAAGAAAG GCTGAATTGTTGGAACTtaagaaaagggaagaggagagaaTAAGGATGAAAGCACATCAGAATGAGCAGAGGAG GGTGAATAATGACTTTCTGGACAGACTACAAAACAACAGTCAGCCAGGTGGCGTGTACCAATCTGGATGTCTTGGGAATATGCCTTTTATTGCTGACAGCTGG CCTGAACATTCCCAGTAA
- the EPSTI1 gene encoding epithelial-stromal interaction protein 1 isoform X2, which translates to MSSKRPQHRLVPLRTKTKKDPNMKKGHKMGLGAFAVIPPNPLRRNQLQKIATKELEDLEKWKERHRPGLITLTPQKLGGRISEAEVRQKQQLEHIQSKYQQKLKKEEYERLKREAEEADILKMKMIQREKANKLEEKQRQQEWRRHQMLAEDHCLKNSELLHRLNVSPFSRTPCAVDHHNLQSTAWTRSQSYKQMQREEQNRKLQQMKEEQRRKAELLELKKREEERIRMKAHQNEQRRVNNDFLDRLQNNSQPGGVYQSGCLGNMPFIADSWPEHSQ; encoded by the exons ATGTCGAGTAAAAGGCCTCAGCATCGGTTGGTGCCTTTGCgcacaaaaacaaagaaagatcCCAACATGAAGAAAGGCCACAAAATGGG TCTGGGTGCTTTCGCCGTGATCCCTCCAAATCCATTGAGGAGGAATCAGTTACAGAAAA TTGCTACCAAAGAGTTGGAAGACCTGGAGAAATGGAAGGAACGGCATAGGCCGGGGCTAATTACCTTGACACCCCAGAAACTGG GTGGAAGAATATCGGAGGCTGAAGTGAGGCAGAAACAGCAACTTGAGCACATCCAATCTAAATACCAGCAAAAG CTGAAGAAAGAAGAATATGAAAGACTCAAAAGGGAGGCTGAAGaagctgacattttaaaaatgaaaatgatccAGAGAGAGAAA GCCAATAAGCTTGAAGAAAAGCAAAGGCAACAAGAATGGCGAAGACATCAGATGCTTGCTGAAGACCACTGCTT AAAAAACTCTGAATTGTTGCACAGATTGAATGTAAGCCCATTCAGCAGGACCCCTTGTGCAGTGGACCACCATAACCTCCAGTCTACAGCCTGG ACCAGGAGCCAGTCATACAAGCAAATGCAAAGAGAAGAACAAAACAGGAAACTGCAGCAGATGAAGGAGGAGCAACGAAGAAAG GCTGAATTGTTGGAACTtaagaaaagggaagaggagagaaTAAGGATGAAAGCACATCAGAATGAGCAGAGGAG GGTGAATAATGACTTTCTGGACAGACTACAAAACAACAGTCAGCCAGGTGGCGTGTACCAATCTGGATGTCTTGGGAATATGCCTTTTATTGCTGACAGCTGG CCTGAACATTCCCAGTAA